The Tepidibacter aestuarii genome contains a region encoding:
- a CDS encoding NCS2 family permease — MQKTTNVISESNIERLFKLRANNTNIKTEIIAGITTFMTMAYILIVNPSILSAAGMDFGALFTATALSSIIATLVMAFHANLPFALAPAMGPNAFFAFTVVLTMGYSWEFALTAVFLEGIIFLILTFFNVREAILNSIPIQLKKAVSVGIGLFIAFLGLVNSGIVISGKFINDQGQLDGLPVSIGHISSGPALLALTGLIITGFLLSKNVKGALLIGIVVTTIIGIPLGVTVIPEGFKIFSAPPSLSPILFKFEWNNIFSVDMIIVLFTFLFVDLFDTVGTLVGVATKADMLDEKGNVPNAKQALLADAVGTTVGAIFGTSTVSTFVESAAGVADGGRTGLTALSTAIMFIVALFLSPLFIMIPSAATAPALILVGLFMISPIKEIDFDDLTEAIPAFLTIIMMPLTYSISEGIVFGILSYVILKVLNGKQKQITPLLYVISILFIIKMILG; from the coding sequence ATGCAAAAGACAACTAATGTTATATCTGAATCAAATATTGAAAGGCTATTTAAATTAAGAGCGAATAATACTAATATAAAAACTGAAATAATAGCTGGTATCACAACCTTCATGACAATGGCATACATATTAATAGTAAACCCAAGTATATTATCTGCTGCTGGAATGGATTTTGGAGCCTTATTTACAGCAACAGCTTTATCGTCTATTATCGCAACTCTTGTCATGGCATTTCATGCGAATCTACCATTTGCTTTAGCTCCTGCTATGGGACCGAATGCTTTTTTTGCTTTTACAGTTGTTCTAACTATGGGATATTCGTGGGAATTTGCACTTACTGCTGTATTTTTAGAAGGAATTATATTTTTGATACTTACGTTTTTTAATGTTAGAGAAGCAATTTTAAATTCTATACCTATACAACTAAAAAAAGCTGTTTCTGTTGGAATAGGATTGTTTATCGCATTTTTAGGTCTTGTAAATTCAGGTATAGTAATTAGTGGCAAATTTATAAATGATCAAGGTCAATTAGATGGACTTCCTGTTTCTATAGGACACATATCTTCAGGACCAGCTTTACTCGCTTTAACAGGACTAATTATAACAGGATTTTTATTATCTAAAAATGTTAAAGGGGCATTATTAATTGGTATAGTTGTTACTACAATAATAGGTATCCCTCTTGGAGTAACTGTTATACCAGAAGGATTCAAAATTTTTAGCGCACCACCTTCATTATCTCCTATATTATTTAAATTTGAGTGGAATAATATATTTTCGGTAGATATGATCATTGTCTTGTTTACATTTTTATTTGTGGATTTATTTGATACAGTTGGTACATTGGTAGGGGTTGCTACAAAGGCAGATATGTTAGATGAAAAAGGAAATGTACCTAATGCAAAACAAGCATTATTAGCAGATGCTGTTGGTACAACTGTGGGAGCTATATTTGGAACAAGTACTGTATCAACTTTTGTAGAAAGCGCAGCAGGGGTTGCTGACGGAGGAAGAACTGGTCTTACAGCTTTATCTACTGCGATTATGTTTATAGTAGCGCTGTTTTTATCTCCTTTATTCATAATGATACCATCTGCCGCAACAGCGCCTGCATTGATATTAGTTGGATTATTTATGATATCGCCTATAAAAGAAATAGATTTTGATGATTTAACTGAAGCTATTCCAGCTTTCTTGACTATAATAATGATGCCACTTACGTATAGTATATCTGAAGGGATTGTGTTTGGAATATTAAGTTATGTTATACTGAAAGTACTAAATGGTAAACAAAAGCAAATAACACCTTTGCTATATGTAATTTCAATACTATTCATAATAAAAATGATATTAGGATAA
- a CDS encoding IS3 family transposase: MYDSENFFSQLKAEFFHVNHFKTVEDFSKGLHEYIYYYNNRRIKSKLKMAPAEYRNQLSVA, encoded by the coding sequence ATATACGATTCAGAAAATTTCTTCTCGCAGTTGAAAGCTGAATTTTTTCATGTTAATCATTTTAAAACTGTTGAAGATTTTAGTAAAGGTCTTCATGAATATATTTACTACTACAATAATAGAAGAATTAAAAGTAAACTAAAAATGGCTCCTGCAGAATACAGGAACCAACTTTCAGTTGCATAA
- a CDS encoding aminotransferase class IV, whose protein sequence is MIRTEEKYYIFNGIIKNKYEKVDFSENSNNSIYEVIRVINGKTLFLEQHLERLFKSAEILGFKLNIHKYIITNDINILIEKNNCKNINIKLIFSDLDKEEQKLIIMCIKSYYPAKQMYETGISTIIYHSEREKPNAKVGNNKLREKINNELKLKNAFEALLVNKEGLITEGSRSNMFFVKGECIYTAPSKNVLLGVTRNVVVDICENLNIKIKEVCIKESDIYCLDGAFMTGTSVNVLPIKSIEEFNLNSTHNSIIKKIIEEYDNKINEYLYKK, encoded by the coding sequence ATGATCCGAACAGAAGAAAAATATTATATTTTCAATGGGATAATAAAGAATAAATATGAGAAAGTGGATTTTTCAGAAAATAGTAATAACAGTATATATGAAGTTATAAGAGTAATAAATGGAAAAACTTTATTTTTAGAACAACATCTTGAAAGGTTATTTAAATCTGCTGAGATTCTTGGTTTCAAACTAAACATACATAAGTATATAATAACTAATGATATAAATATTCTAATAGAGAAAAATAATTGTAAAAATATTAATATAAAATTAATATTTAGTGATTTAGACAAAGAAGAGCAGAAGTTGATTATTATGTGTATAAAAAGTTATTATCCAGCTAAACAAATGTATGAAACTGGGATAAGTACAATAATATATCATTCTGAAAGAGAAAAACCAAATGCTAAAGTAGGAAATAATAAACTGAGAGAGAAAATAAATAATGAACTCAAATTAAAGAATGCTTTTGAAGCTCTTCTTGTAAACAAAGAAGGTCTAATAACAGAGGGAAGTAGGTCAAATATGTTTTTTGTTAAAGGAGAATGCATATATACTGCTCCATCAAAAAATGTATTATTGGGTGTTACTAGAAATGTAGTAGTTGATATATGTGAAAACTTGAACATAAAAATAAAAGAGGTTTGCATAAAAGAGAGTGATATATATTGTTTGGATGGAGCATTTATGACAGGAACTTCTGTTAATGTTTTACCGATCAAAAGTATAGAAGAGTTCAATCTGAATTCTACGCATAATTCTATAATAAAGAAAATAATTGAAGAGTATGATAATAAAATTAACGAATACTTATATAAAAAGTAG
- a CDS encoding peptidoglycan-binding domain-containing protein — protein MKKIIISSILSLGIAFAPLHINTANAYTQINSSLLLKTGMRNQNVMLLQNNLKELGYFHVNPTGYYGSITKKSVLDFQKANNLMADGIAGKNTIKKLNLLNGKSTSSVTRGGSSSQSNWTWFSKVQYAIPRGATFEVLDIYSGKSFKANRTYGTNHIDAETISEYDTSIYKSIFGGNWSWNKRPIIVTYNGISLPASMAGMPHAGNDNAPSASYTTWRSGGYGAGTNLDAIKNNGMHGVFDIHFIGSRTHSSNRVDNVHQNNIKIAQKYIGK, from the coding sequence ATGAAAAAAATAATAATATCTAGTATATTAAGTCTAGGAATTGCATTTGCTCCATTACATATTAATACAGCTAACGCCTATACGCAAATTAATAGTTCATTATTACTTAAAACTGGCATGCGAAATCAAAATGTAATGCTTCTACAAAACAATCTAAAGGAATTAGGATATTTTCATGTGAATCCCACAGGTTATTATGGAAGTATAACAAAAAAGTCAGTTTTAGATTTTCAAAAGGCTAATAATTTAATGGCAGATGGTATAGCAGGAAAGAATACAATTAAAAAACTAAACTTATTAAATGGAAAAAGCACTTCTTCTGTAACAAGAGGAGGCTCATCATCACAGTCTAATTGGACATGGTTCTCAAAAGTTCAATATGCAATTCCTAGAGGGGCTACATTTGAAGTACTAGATATATATTCTGGAAAATCGTTTAAAGCCAATAGAACATATGGTACTAACCATATAGATGCAGAAACTATAAGTGAATATGATACATCTATATACAAAAGTATATTCGGAGGAAATTGGTCTTGGAATAAACGACCAATTATAGTTACCTATAATGGAATATCGCTACCAGCGTCTATGGCTGGTATGCCTCACGCTGGAAATGATAATGCACCTTCAGCATCTTATACTACTTGGAGAAGTGGTGGTTATGGTGCAGGGACTAACTTAGATGCAATCAAAAACAATGGAATGCATGGAGTCTTTGATATACATTTCATAGGTAGTAGGACTCACAGCAGTAATAGAGTTGATAATGTACATCAAAACAACATAAAAATTGCTCAAAAATATATAGGTAAATAA
- a CDS encoding DUF1427 family protein: protein MEDLIISLKATSAGVVLGAICQKLKLPLPAPPVFAGVMGVLGVIIGGKIAQLLF, encoded by the coding sequence ATGGAAGATTTAATAATATCATTAAAAGCAACTTCAGCAGGAGTAGTCTTAGGCGCTATCTGTCAAAAATTAAAATTACCTTTACCAGCACCGCCTGTTTTTGCAGGAGTTATGGGAGTTTTAGGGGTTATAATTGGAGGCAAAATAGCACAGCTTTTATTTTAA
- a CDS encoding XapX domain-containing protein → MNDIKVVLLSLLTGMITGIIFTILKFPLPAPPTIQAFMGIFGVWFGAFIIRKFEGCK, encoded by the coding sequence ATGAATGACATTAAAGTAGTATTATTATCTTTATTGACAGGAATGATAACAGGAATTATATTTACAATTTTAAAATTTCCTTTGCCAGCACCACCTACGATACAAGCCTTTATGGGGATATTTGGTGTTTGGTTCGGAGCATTTATAATAAGAAAATTCGAAGGTTGTAAGTAA
- a CDS encoding NCS2 family permease yields the protein MKSTVQKNTNILEKLFELRENKTNIKTEILAGFTTFMTMAYALLVIPNLLKFSGMNALGARGDEAALLSILNDPVIGSAFTGTCIVSAIGTLIMALYANLPFAVAPGIGLTAFFSFSVCLNLGYTWQQGLAAVMISGILFIIITATSIREKIVECLPNNIKIAITSGIGLFITLIGLKGGGIVVSDPGTLIKFGDFTDKAVILTLIGIMIMGILMAKNVKGAMLISIILTTIIGIPMGITNIEGLKIITAPPSVSHTFMAMDFKGLLSNSGAGIIGTVTSIIMVVLTFSLVDLFDTIGTLVGTAQKADMIQEDGSIKNMKKALLADAIATTISSMFGGTTTATYIESTAGIAEGGRTGLTSMVVGILFLCSLFLGGIVGIVPSQATSPALIIIGVLMIESIKDVDFSDLTEAIPAFFTIVIMPFTYSIANGIAAGVIFYPIMKLGTGKHKEVHPIMYVLSILFILRFILLPE from the coding sequence ATGAAATCTACAGTTCAAAAAAATACTAATATATTAGAAAAACTTTTTGAACTAAGAGAAAATAAGACAAATATTAAAACCGAAATCTTAGCTGGATTTACTACGTTTATGACTATGGCTTATGCTCTTTTAGTAATCCCTAATCTCTTAAAGTTTTCAGGTATGAATGCATTAGGAGCAAGAGGAGATGAAGCTGCTTTACTATCTATATTAAATGACCCTGTAATAGGATCGGCTTTTACAGGAACGTGTATAGTGTCTGCAATTGGAACTCTAATAATGGCTTTATATGCTAATCTACCATTTGCAGTAGCACCAGGAATAGGATTAACAGCATTTTTTTCGTTTAGTGTATGTTTAAACTTGGGATATACATGGCAACAAGGGTTAGCAGCGGTTATGATATCTGGAATATTATTTATAATAATAACAGCAACATCTATTAGAGAAAAAATAGTGGAATGTCTTCCTAATAATATAAAAATTGCAATAACTTCAGGAATAGGTCTTTTTATAACATTAATAGGTTTAAAAGGAGGAGGTATTGTAGTTTCAGATCCGGGAACTTTAATTAAGTTTGGTGATTTTACAGATAAAGCAGTAATATTAACCTTAATAGGAATAATGATAATGGGAATATTAATGGCTAAAAATGTAAAGGGTGCCATGTTAATATCTATAATACTTACAACTATAATAGGTATACCTATGGGAATTACAAATATAGAAGGATTAAAGATAATAACAGCTCCTCCATCTGTTTCACACACTTTTATGGCTATGGACTTTAAGGGATTATTAAGTAATAGTGGGGCAGGAATTATAGGAACTGTTACTAGTATAATAATGGTTGTATTAACTTTTAGTTTAGTAGATTTATTTGATACAATAGGTACTCTAGTAGGAACAGCTCAAAAGGCGGATATGATCCAGGAGGATGGAAGCATTAAAAATATGAAAAAAGCACTTTTAGCAGATGCAATAGCAACAACTATTAGTTCTATGTTTGGTGGAACTACTACAGCAACATATATAGAATCTACTGCTGGAATAGCAGAAGGTGGAAGAACAGGACTAACATCTATGGTTGTAGGAATTTTATTTTTATGTTCATTGTTTTTAGGTGGTATTGTAGGGATAGTACCATCACAGGCAACATCGCCTGCATTAATAATAATAGGAGTGCTAATGATAGAATCTATAAAAGATGTTGATTTTTCAGATTTAACAGAAGCAATACCTGCTTTTTTTACAATAGTTATCATGCCTTTTACTTATAGTATAGCAAATGGTATTGCAGCTGGAGTGATATTTTACCCTATAATGAAGTTAGGTACAGGAAAACATAAGGAAGTTCATCCCATAATGTATGTATTATCTATATTATTTATACTAAGATTCATATTGTTACCAGAATAG
- a CDS encoding acetate uptake transporter: MNTNETKIVKISNADPSALGLFGLAMVTLVASSQKLGLTHGVSFIIPWAIFLGAFAQLFACINDSKKGNVFGTTAFGGYAFFWFAVGTSWLIQNGVFGEKLAAGVDVKQLGFAFLGYLIFTLFMTIGAMETHKVLFIIFVLIDFLFIGLTLSTFGIMPEFAHEIAAVSELLISIVSFYGSAASVLNLHFGRVFLPVGKPFGIFKK, encoded by the coding sequence ATGAACACTAATGAGACAAAAATTGTAAAAATTAGCAATGCAGATCCATCAGCATTAGGATTATTTGGATTAGCTATGGTAACTCTTGTAGCATCATCTCAAAAGTTGGGTCTTACTCACGGGGTATCATTTATAATACCATGGGCAATATTTTTAGGAGCATTTGCGCAATTATTTGCTTGTATTAACGATTCAAAAAAAGGTAATGTTTTTGGAACAACTGCTTTTGGAGGATATGCATTTTTCTGGTTTGCAGTTGGAACTTCATGGCTTATTCAAAATGGAGTATTCGGAGAAAAATTAGCTGCTGGTGTAGATGTTAAGCAACTTGGATTTGCTTTTTTAGGATATCTAATATTCACTTTATTTATGACTATAGGAGCTATGGAAACTCATAAAGTTCTATTTATAATATTTGTATTGATAGATTTCTTATTCATAGGATTGACTTTAAGCACATTTGGGATAATGCCTGAATTTGCTCATGAAATTGCTGCAGTTTCAGAACTGCTTATTTCGATAGTGTCTTTTTATGGTTCTGCAGCTTCTGTATTGAATCTTCATTTTGGAAGAGTTTTTCTTCCTGTTGGAAAGCCTTTTGGAATATTCAAAAAATAG
- a CDS encoding zinc ribbon domain-containing protein: MNKIIELDKKYNLIDKIKNQITYIQEYPKMSELKMKLCKIEKAEKMYTKQLQLLKQSIISLENNLKDKENELKKVDEDLYSGLIKDIKLLENIKNKEMNLQKSKEQIEQELIENMDIVEDLNIKIQKCKTKCNELKQIIKNLNQKISEKIDEYTKNLHTNLDQIESLRSEINNENLIKYDTIRKKYKNALVKVDNNICGGCNVELFMNKISKLDNNQIIECENCGRLMYK, encoded by the coding sequence ATGAATAAAATTATAGAATTGGATAAAAAATATAATTTGATAGATAAAATTAAAAATCAAATAACTTATATACAAGAATATCCTAAAATGTCCGAATTAAAAATGAAATTATGTAAAATAGAGAAAGCTGAAAAAATGTATACAAAACAATTACAACTTTTGAAACAATCAATTATATCATTAGAAAATAATTTGAAAGACAAAGAAAATGAACTTAAAAAAGTAGATGAAGATTTATACAGTGGATTAATAAAAGATATAAAGCTACTTGAAAATATAAAAAATAAAGAAATGAATTTACAAAAATCAAAAGAGCAAATTGAACAAGAATTGATAGAAAATATGGATATAGTGGAAGATTTAAATATTAAAATACAAAAGTGTAAAACTAAATGTAATGAATTAAAACAAATTATTAAAAATTTAAATCAAAAAATTAGTGAAAAAATAGATGAATATACAAAAAATTTACATACTAATTTAGACCAAATAGAAAGTTTGAGAAGTGAAATAAATAACGAAAATCTAATTAAATATGATACTATTAGGAAGAAATATAAAAATGCTTTGGTTAAAGTAGACAATAATATTTGTGGTGGATGTAATGTAGAACTTTTTATGAATAAAATTAGTAAGTTAGATAACAATCAGATTATTGAATGTGAAAATTGTGGAAGATTAATGTATAAGTAA
- a CDS encoding Nif3-like dinuclear metal center hexameric protein, with protein MYVKDVIKIFENKYPKSLAYNWDNIGLIIGDQMSKVEKILVTLEATQAVIDEAVENKVDLIITHHPFIFKGLKKINTSITKGNDIYKLIKNNISVYSAHTNFDIAYDGLNDEIVKRLDLKDVLVLDTTYDQKLYKIAVYTPVSHQDCIRKAMADMGCGNIGKYSDCSFTFNGVGRFKPLNDSKPYVGVQNEIEIVEEVKIESICKESNLKQAINNIIKAHPYEEVAYDIYELKNTGKKYGLGRIGKLKNTMKFEELSENVKKYLNIKSLRATGNLKEDVNKVAIVSGSGSEFIIKAHSMGADVLITGDVKYHDAQNALELGIKLIDAGHFGSENIFSDIVLQYLQKEFDSIEILKSKSNIDPFITI; from the coding sequence ATGTACGTTAAAGATGTAATAAAAATATTTGAGAATAAATATCCTAAATCATTAGCGTATAACTGGGATAATATAGGGTTAATTATAGGAGATCAAATGTCTAAAGTAGAAAAAATTCTTGTTACATTAGAGGCTACTCAAGCTGTTATAGATGAAGCTGTGGAAAACAAAGTAGATTTAATAATAACGCATCATCCGTTTATATTTAAAGGATTGAAAAAAATAAATACATCTATAACAAAAGGAAATGATATATATAAACTAATAAAAAACAATATTAGTGTGTATTCGGCACATACTAATTTTGATATAGCTTATGATGGTCTAAATGATGAAATAGTTAAAAGGCTAGATTTAAAGGATGTTCTTGTTTTAGATACTACATATGATCAAAAACTATATAAAATAGCTGTATATACTCCAGTATCGCATCAGGATTGTATAAGAAAAGCTATGGCAGATATGGGATGTGGTAACATAGGAAAATATAGTGATTGCTCATTTACTTTTAATGGTGTAGGAAGATTTAAACCTTTGAACGATTCTAAACCGTATGTAGGAGTACAAAATGAAATAGAGATTGTAGAAGAGGTTAAAATAGAAAGTATATGTAAAGAAAGTAATTTAAAGCAAGCTATAAATAATATAATAAAAGCACATCCATATGAAGAAGTTGCATATGATATATATGAATTGAAAAATACAGGTAAAAAATATGGTCTTGGAAGAATTGGTAAACTAAAGAATACTATGAAGTTTGAAGAATTGTCAGAAAACGTAAAAAAATATTTAAATATAAAAAGTTTAAGAGCTACAGGAAACTTAAAAGAAGATGTAAATAAAGTAGCTATAGTAAGCGGATCTGGATCTGAATTTATAATCAAAGCTCACAGTATGGGAGCAGATGTTTTAATTACTGGGGATGTAAAATATCATGATGCTCAAAATGCTTTAGAATTAGGTATAAAGCTTATTGATGCTGGTCATTTTGGAAGTGAGAATATATTTTCAGATATAGTTTTACAATATTTACAAAAAGAATTTGATAGTATAGAAATATTAAAATCAAAATCTAATATAGATCCATTTATTACAATATAA
- a CDS encoding tRNA (adenine(22)-N(1))-methyltransferase — MKLTPRLEAVANLVSNNAKIADIGTDHGYIPVYLIKKNKIKCAIAADVNEGPLNNAKKEIASNNLKNKIELRLGSGLSVLKVGEVDEVVIAGMGGVLISQLIENELKIAKQLDRMILQPMQASAELRKYLHKNKFVIEEEILVKEDFRIYEIMVVKYDGREIPQQDEIYYEIGKGLLENKGCLVLEFIDKKIKEYSKIIEKIEGKQGEKIELKIYECRNKIQKLEELKDYVR, encoded by the coding sequence ATGAAATTAACTCCAAGACTAGAAGCAGTGGCCAATTTAGTTAGTAATAATGCAAAAATAGCAGATATAGGAACGGATCATGGTTATATACCAGTATATTTAATAAAGAAAAATAAAATAAAGTGCGCTATAGCAGCTGATGTAAATGAAGGGCCATTGAATAATGCAAAAAAAGAAATTGCTTCAAATAATCTGAAAAATAAAATAGAATTGAGATTGGGAAGTGGACTTAGTGTATTAAAGGTAGGAGAAGTAGACGAAGTAGTAATAGCAGGCATGGGAGGAGTTTTAATAAGCCAATTAATAGAGAATGAACTTAAAATAGCAAAACAATTAGATAGGATGATACTACAGCCAATGCAGGCATCCGCTGAACTTAGAAAATATTTACATAAAAATAAATTTGTTATTGAAGAGGAAATTCTAGTTAAAGAGGACTTTAGGATCTATGAAATAATGGTAGTTAAATATGATGGCAGAGAAATACCTCAACAAGATGAAATTTATTATGAAATTGGAAAAGGGCTTTTAGAGAATAAAGGTTGTTTGGTTTTAGAATTTATAGATAAAAAAATAAAAGAATATTCTAAGATAATAGAAAAAATAGAAGGAAAACAAGGTGAAAAAATAGAATTAAAAATATATGAATGTAGAAATAAAATTCAAAAGCTTGAGGAGTTGAAAGATTATGTACGTTAA
- the rpoD gene encoding RNA polymerase sigma factor RpoD encodes MAKKISKEQRQSVKELMDKGKKQGSLTYSEIMEVLGEVQLDKDQIENLYETLGQMGIEVLEEKNKKESIKVEKDEDDSDDEEFDFESIDLSLPKGISIDDPVRMYLKEIGKIPLLSAQEEIELAKRMEQGDEIAKKRLVEANLRLVVSIAKRYVGRGMLFLDLIQEGNLGLIKAVEKFDYSKGYKFSTYATWWIRQAITRAIADQARTIRIPVHMVETINKLIRVSRQLLQELGREPKPEEIAKEMDIPEDKIREILKIAQEPVSLETPIGEEEDSHLGDFIPDEDAPAPAEAAAYSLLKEQIEEVLGSLNEREQKVLKLRFGLADGRARTLEEVGREFDVTRERIRQIEAKALRKLRHPSRSKKLKDYLD; translated from the coding sequence ATGGCGAAAAAAATAAGTAAAGAACAAAGACAATCTGTAAAAGAATTAATGGATAAAGGAAAGAAGCAAGGTTCTTTAACATATAGTGAAATAATGGAAGTTTTAGGAGAAGTTCAATTAGACAAAGACCAAATTGAAAACTTATATGAGACATTAGGTCAAATGGGAATTGAAGTATTAGAAGAAAAAAATAAAAAAGAGAGTATTAAAGTAGAAAAAGATGAAGATGATAGCGATGATGAGGAATTTGATTTTGAGAGTATAGATTTATCTTTACCTAAAGGTATAAGTATAGACGACCCAGTTAGGATGTATCTGAAAGAAATTGGGAAAATACCTCTTCTTTCGGCTCAGGAAGAAATAGAACTTGCTAAAAGAATGGAACAAGGTGATGAAATAGCTAAAAAAAGACTAGTTGAAGCCAACCTTAGATTAGTTGTAAGTATAGCTAAAAGATATGTAGGAAGAGGAATGTTATTTCTTGATTTGATTCAAGAGGGAAACTTAGGTTTGATTAAGGCAGTTGAAAAGTTTGATTATAGCAAAGGATATAAGTTTAGTACTTATGCTACGTGGTGGATAAGACAGGCAATAACTCGTGCCATAGCAGATCAAGCTAGAACTATAAGAATACCTGTTCATATGGTTGAAACTATAAATAAGCTTATAAGAGTATCAAGACAGTTACTTCAAGAGTTAGGTAGAGAACCAAAACCTGAAGAAATTGCTAAGGAAATGGATATACCGGAAGATAAAATAAGAGAAATATTAAAGATAGCGCAGGAACCAGTATCATTAGAAACTCCTATCGGAGAAGAAGAAGATAGTCATCTTGGTGACTTTATACCAGATGAAGATGCACCTGCACCTGCAGAAGCTGCAGCTTATTCTCTTTTAAAAGAGCAAATTGAAGAAGTTTTAGGATCTTTAAATGAAAGAGAACAAAAAGTCTTAAAATTAAGATTTGGATTAGCAGATGGAAGAGCTAGAACTCTTGAAGAAGTAGGTAGAGAATTTGATGTAACAAGAGAAAGAATTAGACAAATAGAAGCAAAAGCATTAAGAAAATTAAGACATCCAAGCAGATCTAAAAAATTAAAAGATTATTTAGATTAA